One Telluria mixta DNA window includes the following coding sequences:
- a CDS encoding SDR family oxidoreductase, protein MSNLLKDKVVIVTGAASGIGRSIAISAARHGARAVLVSDIAELPCEGGTPTTQEIDALGVTARFVKTDVSKKSEIDALVDAAEEFGGVDVMVANAGITARDDGADVSEESYRRVMSVNLDGTLFSAQAAARQMKAKGKEGSIVLMASMGGIVGAGMTVAYSTSKGGVVLMAKSLADALGPDGIRVNAVAPGTIDTHLLRTSPGIAEAAEGFRKRTPLRRLGKPSEIGDAVVWLGSDMSSYVTGIALVVDGGLLSVI, encoded by the coding sequence ATGAGCAATCTGTTGAAAGACAAAGTCGTCATCGTCACCGGCGCCGCAAGCGGCATCGGCCGCTCCATCGCCATCTCCGCAGCCCGGCATGGGGCGCGTGCGGTGCTGGTGTCCGACATCGCCGAGCTGCCGTGCGAAGGCGGCACGCCGACGACGCAGGAGATCGATGCGCTCGGCGTGACCGCCCGCTTCGTCAAGACCGACGTGAGCAAGAAATCCGAGATCGACGCCCTGGTCGACGCGGCCGAGGAATTCGGTGGCGTGGACGTCATGGTGGCCAACGCGGGCATTACCGCACGCGACGATGGCGCTGATGTCAGCGAGGAGAGCTACCGCCGCGTGATGTCCGTCAACCTGGACGGCACGCTGTTCAGTGCCCAGGCCGCGGCGCGCCAGATGAAGGCCAAGGGCAAGGAAGGCAGCATCGTCCTCATGGCGAGCATGGGCGGCATCGTTGGCGCGGGCATGACCGTCGCTTACTCGACCAGCAAGGGTGGCGTCGTCCTGATGGCCAAATCGCTCGCGGATGCCCTCGGGCCGGACGGCATCCGCGTCAACGCGGTAGCGCCCGGCACGATCGACACGCACCTTCTGCGGACGAGTCCGGGCATCGCGGAAGCAGCGGAAGGCTTCCGCAAGCGCACGCCGCTGCGTCGCCTGGGCAAGCCGTCGGAAATCGGTGACGCGGTCGTCTGGCTGGGTTCCGACATGTCCAGCTACGTCACCGGCATCGCGCTCGTTGTTGACGGCGGCTTGTTGTCGGTGATTTGA
- a CDS encoding helix-turn-helix domain-containing protein produces MRKHRASTGVTPSRYFVNLRIDEAKRMQHDWRHGVIDVAFAVGYRSPSHFSQVFRTLTGLSPSAYRNRQ; encoded by the coding sequence GTGCGAAAGCATCGAGCCAGCACGGGCGTGACCCCATCGCGCTATTTCGTCAACCTGCGTATCGATGAGGCCAAGCGGATGCAGCACGATTGGCGGCATGGCGTCATCGACGTAGCGTTCGCCGTCGGGTATCGGAGCCCGAGCCATTTTTCGCAGGTCTTCCGTACACTTACCGGTTTGTCGCCAAGTGCGTACCGGAATCGTCAGTGA
- a CDS encoding ester cyclase, which translates to MNDTNDMNRKQDDAIGAAAKAIVRRNTEEVQGGGNFELFDQLFADDFVDHTPQPGGTPDKAGARTLYAALRHAFPDFHAVIHWQSADGDRVTTYKTYHGTHQGILFGLAPTGRKIQFDTVDVMRVTDGRITEHWGVAHLYSLLHQLGALPAMFPAA; encoded by the coding sequence ATGAACGACACGAACGACATGAACCGCAAACAAGACGACGCCATCGGCGCGGCAGCCAAGGCAATCGTGCGGCGCAATACCGAGGAAGTCCAGGGCGGCGGCAATTTCGAACTGTTCGACCAGCTGTTCGCCGACGACTTCGTCGATCACACGCCGCAACCTGGCGGCACGCCGGACAAGGCCGGTGCACGCACGCTGTACGCCGCGCTCCGCCACGCTTTCCCCGACTTCCATGCCGTCATCCACTGGCAGTCGGCGGACGGCGACCGCGTGACGACCTACAAGACCTACCACGGCACGCACCAAGGCATCCTGTTCGGTCTCGCGCCGACCGGCCGCAAGATCCAGTTCGATACGGTGGACGTCATGCGCGTCACTGACGGTCGCATCACGGAACACTGGGGCGTCGCCCACCTGTATTCGCTGTTGCATCAACTGGGCGCCCTGCCCGCCATGTTTCCCGCTGCCTGA